From a single Miscanthus floridulus cultivar M001 chromosome 8, ASM1932011v1, whole genome shotgun sequence genomic region:
- the LOC136472388 gene encoding cysteine-rich receptor-like protein kinase 44 isoform X2, with protein MWSAVQNVSQVTGVDALSLIALIVRTAETARRNKKTCRELVEQVKQIGDLLQSLEEHQPGIMRRPETSGPLRELHETLRLACTVVESCGQGGWIHGLCAGGSRASRLRDVQSKIAFYLQLFPIVSHLHSTRLLVQVINSAAPTSSGGAEEEVLRSFQNLSDPQDDQSEEEVLRSFQNLSDPQDDQRFQNLNFSQLRNATNNFSLENQIEQGPLATLYKGQLHGNHVTIKKHSVISSSEQNLPPSMSPYELCRNEVQILPKLQHKNIVKLLGSCAERSERIVVYEHMENGSLEDVIFVRVGAGFTVDWPTRFRIIEGVAQGAVYLHNHSRLRVVHRDLKPSNIFLDSDMNPRISNFDLAKVLSPGIDQGTVDCVVGSIGFIAPEYMKNGTFSGKTDVYSFGVMVLEIISGKRWTRSIQKTYYRDLLTWAFYRTTRCCGNKMVQRLKGFMHPTMHSIAFCGRAVPRCLSLPTRRRVLSNQREIRRCVRVSLLCIQEKPQRRPDMPEVTRMLSSRKKAVLFPRRPGYATESPMYAGDRSTTTP; from the exons ATGTGGAGCGCCGTGCAGAACGTGTCACAGGTGACCGGAGTGGACGCCTTGTCGCTGATCGCGCTGATTGTGCGCACGGCAGAGACAGCGAGGCGGAACAAGAAGACATGCCGGGAGCTGGTAGAGCAGGTGAAGCAGATAGGCGACCTGCTGCAGAGCCTGGAGGAGCATCAGCCCGGCATCATGCGCCGCCCGGAGACGAGCGGCCCTCTCAGGGAGCTGCACGAGACGCTCCGGCTGGCGTGCACGGTCGTCGAGTCGTGCGGGCAAGGCGGCTGGATCCACGGGCTATGTGCCGGTGGGTCGCGGGCCAGCCGCCTGAGGGACGTCCAGAGCAAGATCGCCTTCTACCTCCAGCTGTTCCCAATCGTCAGCCACCTCCACAGCACCCGCCTCCTCGTGCAAGTTATCAACAGCGCTGCTCCCACCTCTTCCGGG GGTGCTGAAGAGGAAGTTCTAAGGTCGTTTCAGAATCTGTCAGATCCTCAGGATGACCAAAGTGAAGAGGAAGTTCTAAGGTCGTTTCAGAATCTGTCAGATCCTCAGGATGACCAAAG GTTTCAGAATCTGAATTTTAGTCAGTTGAGGAATGCCACAAATAACTTCTCACTTGAGAACCAAATTGAACAAGGTCCTTTGGCCACTTTATACAAG GGTCAACTACATGGCAATCATGTCACTATAAAAAAACATTCAGTtatttcaagttcagagcaaaacCTACCACCAAGTATGAGTCCATATGAGCTATGTAGAAACGAAGTTCAGATTCTACCAAAGCTACAGCACAAGAACATAGTCAAACTCTTGGGATCTTGTGCGGAAAGAAGCGAGAGGATCGTGGTCTATGAGCACATGGAAAATGGGAGCCTTGAGGACGTCATATTTG TGCGCGTGGGAGCAGGGTTCACAGTTGACTGGCCTACACGCTTCCGTATAATCGAAGGGGTCGCACAGGGCGCAGTTTATCTACACAATCACTCTAGGCTGCGCGTCGTCCACAGAGATTTGAAGCCAAGCAACATTTTCTTGGATTCAGATATGAACCCAAGAATATCTAATTTTGACTTGGCCAAAGTTTTGAGTCCTGGCATAGACCAAGGCACCGTGGACTGTGTTGTAGGCTCAAT TGGATTTATTGCACCAGAGTACATGAAAAATGGTACATTCTCAGGAAAGACCGACGTGTACAGCTTTGGTGTCATGGTCCTTGAAATAATCAGTGGTAAAAGATGGACCCGGTCAATTCAGAAAACATATTACCGAGATCTTCTCACATGG GCCTTCTACAGGACAACACGCTGTTGCGGCAACAAAATGGTGCAGAGGCTGAAGGGCTTCATGCATCCAACGATGCACAGCATCGCGTTCTGCGGCAGGGCGGTGCCACGGTGCCTCTCGTTGCCGACGAGGAGGAGGGTGCTGTCAAATCAGAGGGAGATCAGGAGGTGTGTCCGTGTTTCCCTGCTCTGCATCCAAGAGAAGCCCCAGCGCCGGCCGGACATGCCGGAAGTCACGAGGATGCTGAGCTCCAGGAAGAAGGCTGTGCTGTTTCCACGCCGGCCAGGCTATGCCACAGAGAGCCCGATGTACGCTGGCGATAGAAGCACGACGACGCCTTGA
- the LOC136472388 gene encoding cysteine-rich receptor-like protein kinase 44 isoform X1, which yields MWSAVQNVSQVTGVDALSLIALIVRTAETARRNKKTCRELVEQVKQIGDLLQSLEEHQPGIMRRPETSGPLRELHETLRLACTVVESCGQGGWIHGLCAGGSRASRLRDVQSKIAFYLQLFPIVSHLHSTRLLVQVINSAAPTSSGGAEEEVLRSFQNLSDPQDDQSEEEVLRSFQNLSDPQDDQSRFQNLNFSQLRNATNNFSLENQIEQGPLATLYKGQLHGNHVTIKKHSVISSSEQNLPPSMSPYELCRNEVQILPKLQHKNIVKLLGSCAERSERIVVYEHMENGSLEDVIFVRVGAGFTVDWPTRFRIIEGVAQGAVYLHNHSRLRVVHRDLKPSNIFLDSDMNPRISNFDLAKVLSPGIDQGTVDCVVGSIGFIAPEYMKNGTFSGKTDVYSFGVMVLEIISGKRWTRSIQKTYYRDLLTWAFYRTTRCCGNKMVQRLKGFMHPTMHSIAFCGRAVPRCLSLPTRRRVLSNQREIRRCVRVSLLCIQEKPQRRPDMPEVTRMLSSRKKAVLFPRRPGYATESPMYAGDRSTTTP from the exons ATGTGGAGCGCCGTGCAGAACGTGTCACAGGTGACCGGAGTGGACGCCTTGTCGCTGATCGCGCTGATTGTGCGCACGGCAGAGACAGCGAGGCGGAACAAGAAGACATGCCGGGAGCTGGTAGAGCAGGTGAAGCAGATAGGCGACCTGCTGCAGAGCCTGGAGGAGCATCAGCCCGGCATCATGCGCCGCCCGGAGACGAGCGGCCCTCTCAGGGAGCTGCACGAGACGCTCCGGCTGGCGTGCACGGTCGTCGAGTCGTGCGGGCAAGGCGGCTGGATCCACGGGCTATGTGCCGGTGGGTCGCGGGCCAGCCGCCTGAGGGACGTCCAGAGCAAGATCGCCTTCTACCTCCAGCTGTTCCCAATCGTCAGCCACCTCCACAGCACCCGCCTCCTCGTGCAAGTTATCAACAGCGCTGCTCCCACCTCTTCCGGG GGTGCTGAAGAGGAAGTTCTAAGGTCGTTTCAGAATCTGTCAGATCCTCAGGATGACCAAAGTGAAGAGGAAGTTCTAAGGTCGTTTCAGAATCTGTCAGATCCTCAGGATGACCAAAG TAGGTTTCAGAATCTGAATTTTAGTCAGTTGAGGAATGCCACAAATAACTTCTCACTTGAGAACCAAATTGAACAAGGTCCTTTGGCCACTTTATACAAG GGTCAACTACATGGCAATCATGTCACTATAAAAAAACATTCAGTtatttcaagttcagagcaaaacCTACCACCAAGTATGAGTCCATATGAGCTATGTAGAAACGAAGTTCAGATTCTACCAAAGCTACAGCACAAGAACATAGTCAAACTCTTGGGATCTTGTGCGGAAAGAAGCGAGAGGATCGTGGTCTATGAGCACATGGAAAATGGGAGCCTTGAGGACGTCATATTTG TGCGCGTGGGAGCAGGGTTCACAGTTGACTGGCCTACACGCTTCCGTATAATCGAAGGGGTCGCACAGGGCGCAGTTTATCTACACAATCACTCTAGGCTGCGCGTCGTCCACAGAGATTTGAAGCCAAGCAACATTTTCTTGGATTCAGATATGAACCCAAGAATATCTAATTTTGACTTGGCCAAAGTTTTGAGTCCTGGCATAGACCAAGGCACCGTGGACTGTGTTGTAGGCTCAAT TGGATTTATTGCACCAGAGTACATGAAAAATGGTACATTCTCAGGAAAGACCGACGTGTACAGCTTTGGTGTCATGGTCCTTGAAATAATCAGTGGTAAAAGATGGACCCGGTCAATTCAGAAAACATATTACCGAGATCTTCTCACATGG GCCTTCTACAGGACAACACGCTGTTGCGGCAACAAAATGGTGCAGAGGCTGAAGGGCTTCATGCATCCAACGATGCACAGCATCGCGTTCTGCGGCAGGGCGGTGCCACGGTGCCTCTCGTTGCCGACGAGGAGGAGGGTGCTGTCAAATCAGAGGGAGATCAGGAGGTGTGTCCGTGTTTCCCTGCTCTGCATCCAAGAGAAGCCCCAGCGCCGGCCGGACATGCCGGAAGTCACGAGGATGCTGAGCTCCAGGAAGAAGGCTGTGCTGTTTCCACGCCGGCCAGGCTATGCCACAGAGAGCCCGATGTACGCTGGCGATAGAAGCACGACGACGCCTTGA